From the Primulina tabacum isolate GXHZ01 chromosome 3, ASM2559414v2, whole genome shotgun sequence genome, one window contains:
- the LOC142541148 gene encoding serine/threonine-protein phosphatase PP1 isozyme 2-like — MAAAAKANGQEIEPAVLDDIINRLLEFRNARTVRQVQLSENEIRSLCTVSREIFLSQPNLLELEAPIKICGDIHGQYGDLLRLFEYGGFPPEANYLFLGDYVDRGKQSLETICLLLAYKIKYPENFFLLRGNHECASINRIYGFYDECKRRFNVKLWKVFTECFNCLPVAALVDEKILCMHGGLSPDLTNLDQIRNLLRPTDVPDTGLLCDLLWSDPCREIRGWGMNDRGVSYTFGSDKVAEFLSQQDMDLVCRAHQVVEDGYEFFAERKLVTVFSAPNYCGEFDNAGAMMSVDESLMCSFQILKPTDKKRLL; from the exons ATGGCGGCGGCGGCTAAGGCTAATGGACAGGAAATAGAGCCGGCCGTTTTGGATGACATCATCAATCGCCTGTTGGAGTTTCGGAACGCCAGGACTGTGCGTCAGGTGCAGCTGTCGGAGAATGAGATTCGATCTTTATGTACCGTGTCGCGTGAAATCTTTCTATCCCAACCCAATCTTCTTGAGCTCGAAGCCCCTATCAAGATTTGCG GTGACATTCATGGACAATATGGAGATCTTTTAAGGCTTTTTGAATATGGGGGATTTCCTCCAGAGGCCAATTATTTGTTCTTAGGGGATTATGTCGATCGTGGGAAACAAAGTTTGGAAACAATCTGCCTGCTCCTtgcttataaaataaaatatccagAGAATTTCTTTCTTTTACGAGGAAATCATGAATGTGCCTCTATTAACAGGATATATGGATTCTATGATGAATGTAAACGCCGATTCAATGTTAAACTATGGAAAGTTTTTACCGAGTGTTTCAACTGCCTTCCTGTGGCAGCTCTTGTAGATGAGAAAATACTTTGCATGCACGGTGGTCTTTCTCCAGACCTAACAAACTTGGATCAAATAAGGAATTTACTGCGTCCAACTGATGTTCCCGACACTGGTTTACTTTGTGATTTACTATGGTCCGATCCTTGTAGAGAAATTAGAGGTTGGGGGATGAACGATAGGGGAGTCTCGTACACATTTGGTTCCGATAAGGTGGCTGAATTTTTGTCACAACAAGATATGGATCTTGTTTGTCGTGCTCATCAG GTCGTAGAAGATGGATATGAATTTTTTGCGGAAAGGAAACTGGTGACTGTATTCTCTGCTCCGAACTATTGTGGGGAATTCGATAATGCTGGTGCTATGATGAGTGTCGACGAGAGTTTGATGTGCTCGTTTCAGATCCTTAAACCGACCGATAAAAAGCGGCTCTTGTGA
- the LOC142541149 gene encoding uncharacterized protein LOC142541149 isoform X5: MSLTPQPSSPARSPTPCSPNPSTQPDKEQNTIPSLRKALKDVAMEKDAAVVAREDLSAQIRTLKKRMKEAEEEQYRAEEDAAALRAELNSLQQQTMNGLPGGFTAGGFSTDQMQSIEKELSDLKSQLEQMSILRRQEHQILSEEQARTSSLTIQKQELEEKLLSISNRISEEATEKTNHRAFTVGDKDKLEKQLHDMAVVVERLESSRQKLLMEIDSQSSEIERLFDENSSLTSAYQESMGLVAHWENQVKDSLQQNEQLRGMLNKLRAELTSIQTVDDKVTKKAHFDSSREENQYSEEVNSLKGQLTTEQSRAEALSAEVLHLSARLQQATQAYNGLARLYKPVLRNIENQLMKMKQNDSVTMQ, translated from the exons ATGTCACTCACACCACAACCTAGCTCACCAGCTCGGAGCCCAACGCCATGCAGCCCAAACCCATCTACGCAGCCAGATAAG GAGCAGAACACTATACCTTCACTGAGGAAAGCTCTCAAGGATGTTGCGATGGAAAAGGATGCTGCAGTTGTGGCACGG GAGGACCTTTCAGCGCAGATTCGCACGCTGAAAAAGCGCATGAAGGAAGCAGAAGAAGAACAGTACCGT GCTGAAGAAGATGCAGCTGCATTAAGAGCAGAACTTAATTCATTGCAACAGCAAACAATGAATGGTTTGCCTGGAGGCTTCACCGCTGGAGGATTTTCCACTGATCAGATGCAATCCATTGAAAAGGAATTGTCTGATTTGAAGTCCCAGCTTGAG CAAATGTCGATATTGAGGCGGCAGGAGCATCAAATTTTATCAGAGGAGCAGGCACGCACATCCTCCCTTACAATTCAAAAACAGGAGTTGGAAGAAAAACTTCTATCTATCTCCAATAGAATCTCAG AGGAAGCAACAGAAAAGACTAACCATAGAGCATTTACCGTG GGAGATAAGGATAAACTTGAGAAGCAATTGCATGATATGGCGGTAGTGGTTGAGAGGTTGGAAAGTAGCAGGCAAAAGCTTTTGATGGAG aTTGATTCCCAGTCTTCAGAGATTGAGAGACTCTTCGATGAAAATTCAAGTCTCACATCTGCTTATCAAGAATCAATGGGATTAGTGGCGCACTGGGAGAATCAG GTGAAAGATAGCCTACAGCAGAATGAGCAACTCCGAGGTATGTTAAATAAGCTGCGGGCTGAACTGACCAGTATACAAACAGTGGATGATAAAGTTACCAAGAAAGCCCACTTTGATTCCAGTAGAGAAGAAAACCAGTATTCAGAGGAAGTTAATTCCCTCAAG GGGCAGTTAACCACAGAGCAAAGCCGAGCTGAGGCTCTGTCTGCTGAGGTCTTGCACCTCTCAGCACGCCTTCAGCAAGCTACACAAGCATATAATGGTCTTGCACGCCT ATATAAACCAGTGTTGCGAAATATAGAAAACCAGCTTATGAAGATGAAGCAAAACGACTCGGTGACCATGCAGTGA
- the LOC142541149 gene encoding uncharacterized protein LOC142541149 isoform X6 — MSLTPQPSSPARSPTPCSPNPSTQPDKNTIPSLRKALKDVAMEKDAAVVAREDLSAQIRTLKKRMKEAEEEQYRAEEDAAALRAELNSLQQQTMNGLPGGFTAGGFSTDQMQSIEKELSDLKSQLEQMSILRRQEHQILSEEQARTSSLTIQKQELEEKLLSISNRISEEATEKTNHRAFTVGDKDKLEKQLHDMAVVVERLESSRQKLLMEIDSQSSEIERLFDENSSLTSAYQESMGLVAHWENQVKDSLQQNEQLRGMLNKLRAELTSIQTVDDKVTKKAHFDSSREENQYSEEVNSLKGQLTTEQSRAEALSAEVLHLSARLQQATQAYNGLARLYKPVLRNIENQLMKMKQNDSVTMQ; from the exons ATGTCACTCACACCACAACCTAGCTCACCAGCTCGGAGCCCAACGCCATGCAGCCCAAACCCATCTACGCAGCCAGATAAG AACACTATACCTTCACTGAGGAAAGCTCTCAAGGATGTTGCGATGGAAAAGGATGCTGCAGTTGTGGCACGG GAGGACCTTTCAGCGCAGATTCGCACGCTGAAAAAGCGCATGAAGGAAGCAGAAGAAGAACAGTACCGT GCTGAAGAAGATGCAGCTGCATTAAGAGCAGAACTTAATTCATTGCAACAGCAAACAATGAATGGTTTGCCTGGAGGCTTCACCGCTGGAGGATTTTCCACTGATCAGATGCAATCCATTGAAAAGGAATTGTCTGATTTGAAGTCCCAGCTTGAG CAAATGTCGATATTGAGGCGGCAGGAGCATCAAATTTTATCAGAGGAGCAGGCACGCACATCCTCCCTTACAATTCAAAAACAGGAGTTGGAAGAAAAACTTCTATCTATCTCCAATAGAATCTCAG AGGAAGCAACAGAAAAGACTAACCATAGAGCATTTACCGTG GGAGATAAGGATAAACTTGAGAAGCAATTGCATGATATGGCGGTAGTGGTTGAGAGGTTGGAAAGTAGCAGGCAAAAGCTTTTGATGGAG aTTGATTCCCAGTCTTCAGAGATTGAGAGACTCTTCGATGAAAATTCAAGTCTCACATCTGCTTATCAAGAATCAATGGGATTAGTGGCGCACTGGGAGAATCAG GTGAAAGATAGCCTACAGCAGAATGAGCAACTCCGAGGTATGTTAAATAAGCTGCGGGCTGAACTGACCAGTATACAAACAGTGGATGATAAAGTTACCAAGAAAGCCCACTTTGATTCCAGTAGAGAAGAAAACCAGTATTCAGAGGAAGTTAATTCCCTCAAG GGGCAGTTAACCACAGAGCAAAGCCGAGCTGAGGCTCTGTCTGCTGAGGTCTTGCACCTCTCAGCACGCCTTCAGCAAGCTACACAAGCATATAATGGTCTTGCACGCCT ATATAAACCAGTGTTGCGAAATATAGAAAACCAGCTTATGAAGATGAAGCAAAACGACTCGGTGACCATGCAGTGA
- the LOC142538252 gene encoding uncharacterized protein LOC142538252: MTPICNVQKESIQEDVDDFSQLWKFVTKIEKGAGGGNVTWSCNICTKVCKGSYSRVKAHLLKLKGLGIAGCVAVSIDQIKHMQQLLDDAESRRKNAKPKEVQLPSSSASNMASKSSCSSPFSLQSDDPTKKRKGTLGPLEKAFNLNARDELHSEIARLFYTGGLSFNIARNPHYIRAFSMATQRTIQGYLPPGYNLLRTTLLQREKAHIEKLLEPTKAAWKQKGVSICSDGWSDVQRRPLINIMAVCESGPMFLKAINCEGEYNDKSFISKLLIDAINEVGHQNVVQVVTDNAPVCKAAGLLVEAKYPHIFWIPCVVHTLNLALKDICAPIDSVQNKEVFEECKWIAEVSDNALMIKNFIMNHNMRLSMFNDNSNLKMLSLAETRFASTIIMLKRFRQIKKCLESMVISERWDLYKEDDVLKARARRLGLLSRKGLTMEIQSFMRLFMIFWCSDFNTPLHCLAHSLNPSDEWLQESPNRLPPHRDIEVSRERKKCIERYYSCSSERRSVNEEFASFSAAIDDFSDNDAMRDRGLMSPTKWWVIHGASTTTLQSLALKLLGQPSSSCCERNWSTYNFIHSLKRNKITPQRAVDLVYVHYNLRLLSRRSPHYNEGESKMWDVGADAFDSMDMEGAAILEIANLSLDEPELESVLFTDEGSVGDETDMDV, encoded by the exons ATGACA CCTATTTGCAATGTTCAAAAGGAGAGTATACAAGAGGATGTAGATGATTTTTCTCAATTGTGGAAATTTGTAACGAAGATTGAAAAGGGAGCTGGTGGAGGAAATGTTACTTGGTCGTGTAACATATGTACTAAAGTGTGCAAGGGATCGTACTCGAGGGTGAAAGCACACCTATTAAAACTCAAAGGACTTGGAATTGCTGGTTGTGTGGCTGTTTCAATAGATCAAATAAAACATATGCAACAACTTCTGGATGATGCAGAATCGAGAAGGAAAAATGCTAAACCGAAAGAAGTACAATTGCCTTCATCATCTGCATCAAACATGGCTTCAAAATCCTCATGCAGTAGTCCTTTCTCTTTGCAAAGTGACGATCCAACAAAGAAGAGGAAAGGAACACTTGGCCCTCTTGAAAAAGCTTTTAATTTGAATGCAAGAGACGAGCTGCATTCTGAAATTGCGAGGTTGTTTTACACAGGGGGATTATCTTTCAATATTGCTAGAAATCCTCATTATATTCGTGCTTTCAGTATGGCTACTCAACGAACGATTCAAGGTTATCTTCCACCGGGATACAATTTATTGAGAACTACACTTCTTCAAAGAGAAAAAGCTCATATTGAAAAGTTGTTGGAGCCAACAAAAGCTGCTTGGAAACAAAAAGGTGTTAGTATTTGTAGTGATGGGTGGTCAGATGTACAAAGAAGACCACTTATTAATATCATGGCAGTGTGTGAAAGTGGCCCTATGTTTCTAAAAGCAATAAATTGTGAAGGTGAGTACAATGATAAAAGTTTCATCTCTAAGTTGCTCATCGATGCCATAAACGAAGTGGGACATCAGAATGTTGTCCAAGTGGTCACAGATAATGCTCCCGTATGCAAGGCCGCTGGGTTACTTGTTGAGGCAAAGTATCCACACATATTTTGGATACCTTGTGTTGTGCACACTTTGAATCTTGCTTTGAAGGATATTTGTGCACCGATTGACTCCGTACAAAACAAAGAAGTCTTTGAAGAGTGCAAGTGGATAGCAGAAGTATCAGATAATGCTTTGATGATCAAGAATTTTATAATGAATCACAATATGAGATTATCGATGTTCAACGATAACTCGAACTTGAAGATGCTCTCACTTGCAGAGACTCGATTCGCTTCCACAATCATTATGCTTAAAAGGTTCAGGCAAATCAAGAAATGTCTTGAAAGCATGGTGATTAGTGAAAGATGGGATCTGTACAAGGAGGATGACGTACTGAAGGCTAGAGCA AGAAGATTAGGGTTGCTATCTCGCAAGGGCCTCACAATGGAGATTCAAAGTTTTATGAGATTGTTCATGATATTCTGGTGCAGCGATTTTAATACACCTTTACATTGTTTGGCGCATTCTTTGAATCCGAG CGATGAGTGGCTCCAAGAATCTCCCAATCGTCTTCCTCCTCATAGGGATATCGAAGTTTCAAGGGAAAGAAAAAAGTGCATTGAAAGATATTATTCTTGTTCATCAGAACGAAGAAGTGTCAACGAGGAGTTTGCCTCTTTTTCAGCCGCCATTGACGACTTTTCTGATAATGATGCAATGCGTGATCGAGGTTTGATGTCTCCAACTAAGTGGTGGGTTATACATGGTGCTTCCACAACAACTCTTCAAAGTTTAGCTTTAAAGCTACTTGGGCAGCCTTCTTCTTCTTGTTGTGAGAGAAATTGGAGCACCTACAATTTCATACACTCATTGaagagaaacaaaataacacCACAAAGAGCAGTAGATTTGGTGTATGTTCACTACAATCTTCGTCTTTTATCAAGGAGGAGTCCACATTATAATGAAGGAGAAAGTAAGATGTGGGATGTTGGAGCAGATGCATTCGATTCCATGGACATGGAGGGTGCTGCTATCCTTGAAATTGCCAATTTGTCTCTTGACGAACCTGAATTGGAGTCAGTCTTATTTACTGATGAAGGCAGTGTTGGTGATGAAACCGATATggatgtttga